Proteins from a genomic interval of Clostridium scatologenes:
- a CDS encoding penicillin-binding transpeptidase domain-containing protein yields the protein MEGKKERKFTRYTALIVIMVIIFTAIASRLFFLQILDGELYSEKANNKSIREIPEAAPRGKILDKNGSVLASSNLIYMLVYNQTDESDKHFFDTMSKVFKLLDENGETQKDDFELKVNPYSFQFRGDDDKTKRMLEIKFKTDRGFADEIKNKLYKGKKTDLTSAEKAKVEEELLKITPEETFKKLVKQYKIDDKKYSVDEQRRFMIIKDTLKMNSFSGYKPAVVATNIKKETAFKFYQMLNEFPGIDVTTQPMRTYENGELASSILGYISKIDSNDDKYAEKGYDASTDYTGKAGIEGTFEDRLKGSKGGKIVKLNKQGRILEELGKRDPYPGQTIQLTIDKDVQAATEKALDDRMNYLRANPSEQQGSYTANATRGAAVAIDVNTGAVVALASRPGFDPNAFAAPGGLSSDLYNTYYPDIAEAGKRYIKNMGISGGSEEDTLNKLFPVDKSVKGKTVRQDAKDILPKPLFNYATQSRSMPGSTFKMMTAIAGLESGVITPDFGMNDEAKFDKGGNHWVHFDSDGPNGWVDLTKAIEKSSNPYFMTVGKMLRNKYNDDILAKYAWKFGLGADPTSDSKKSTGLEIPEAFGQVFNSWSLKNTYSQTYLWTTMETLKAGSDDRGNKFTSIDIYDRDGDSSKVKSIKSDIKKQIQSSIKDGDKAFNKDTYKGLINNLIQEDPQYSGKSISDKEIKSIISAIYYITVSDANSQIRAGFSMYDASIGQGIDAFTPVQLANYIATIANGGTRYNVHLVDKFLDANGKLIEQVKPEIAEKTGVKQETLDAVKAGMNAVNEKGTAAQAFQGFTIPTAGKTGTATIANDQESFGRTDTAVYVGFAPSDKPEIAVCVMLYDGGHGSGAAYVARSMYEAYFKVGSSNAPKSNTSTQN from the coding sequence ATGGAAGGTAAGAAAGAAAGAAAATTTACTCGTTATACTGCTTTAATAGTAATAATGGTAATTATATTTACTGCTATTGCTTCAAGATTATTTTTTCTTCAAATCCTTGATGGTGAATTATATAGTGAAAAAGCAAATAATAAGTCCATAAGAGAGATACCAGAAGCTGCACCAAGGGGAAAGATTTTAGATAAAAATGGTTCCGTATTAGCTTCAAGTAATTTAATTTATATGTTAGTTTATAATCAAACCGACGAAAGTGATAAGCATTTTTTTGATACTATGAGTAAGGTATTTAAACTGCTTGATGAAAATGGAGAAACTCAAAAAGATGATTTTGAACTTAAAGTAAATCCATATAGTTTTCAATTTAGAGGTGATGATGACAAAACTAAGAGAATGCTTGAAATAAAGTTTAAAACAGATAGAGGATTTGCAGATGAAATAAAAAATAAGCTATATAAAGGTAAAAAAACTGATCTTACAAGTGCAGAAAAAGCAAAAGTTGAAGAAGAGCTTCTTAAAATAACACCAGAAGAAACCTTTAAGAAGCTTGTAAAGCAATATAAAATTGATGATAAAAAGTACTCTGTAGATGAGCAGAGAAGATTTATGATAATAAAAGATACATTAAAAATGAATAGTTTTTCAGGATATAAGCCAGCAGTAGTTGCAACTAATATAAAAAAGGAAACCGCATTTAAATTTTATCAAATGTTAAATGAGTTCCCTGGTATAGATGTAACTACACAGCCTATGAGAACTTATGAAAATGGAGAGTTAGCATCTTCTATTTTAGGATATATATCTAAAATAGATTCAAATGATGATAAATATGCAGAAAAGGGATATGATGCTAGTACAGATTATACAGGTAAAGCTGGAATTGAAGGTACTTTTGAGGATAGACTTAAGGGATCTAAAGGTGGAAAAATTGTAAAACTTAATAAACAAGGAAGAATACTTGAAGAACTTGGGAAAAGAGATCCTTATCCAGGTCAAACAATTCAACTTACTATAGATAAAGATGTTCAGGCTGCCACAGAAAAGGCATTAGATGATAGGATGAACTATTTAAGAGCAAATCCTTCTGAACAGCAGGGGTCTTATACAGCTAATGCTACTAGAGGAGCAGCTGTAGCTATAGATGTAAATACTGGTGCTGTAGTAGCACTAGCAAGCAGACCGGGTTTTGATCCAAATGCTTTTGCAGCACCCGGAGGTTTATCTTCTGATTTGTATAATACTTATTATCCTGATATAGCAGAAGCTGGAAAACGGTATATTAAAAACATGGGTATTTCAGGTGGCAGTGAGGAAGATACATTAAATAAATTATTTCCTGTAGATAAAAGTGTAAAAGGTAAAACAGTAAGGCAAGATGCTAAAGATATATTACCAAAACCATTATTTAATTATGCTACTCAATCAAGATCTATGCCAGGTTCTACTTTTAAAATGATGACAGCAATTGCAGGGCTTGAAAGCGGTGTAATAACTCCAGATTTTGGTATGAACGATGAAGCCAAGTTTGATAAAGGCGGAAATCATTGGGTACATTTTGACTCAGATGGTCCAAATGGATGGGTAGATTTGACAAAAGCTATAGAAAAATCCAGTAACCCATATTTTATGACTGTAGGTAAAATGCTTAGGAATAAATATAATGATGATATTTTAGCTAAATATGCATGGAAATTTGGATTAGGAGCTGATCCTACTTCAGATTCTAAAAAATCTACAGGACTAGAAATACCTGAGGCGTTTGGTCAAGTATTTAACAGCTGGTCTTTGAAAAATACTTATTCTCAAACGTATTTATGGACAACTATGGAAACTTTAAAGGCTGGATCAGATGATAGAGGAAATAAGTTTACTTCCATAGATATATATGATAGAGATGGGGATTCAAGTAAGGTTAAAAGCATAAAAAGTGATATAAAGAAGCAGATACAAAGCTCTATAAAAGATGGAGATAAAGCTTTTAACAAGGATACTTATAAGGGATTAATTAACAATTTAATACAGGAAGATCCTCAATATAGTGGTAAAAGTATAAGTGACAAAGAAATAAAATCTATTATAAGCGCTATTTATTATATAACAGTTTCCGATGCTAACAGCCAGATTAGAGCAGGATTTAGTATGTATGATGCTTCTATAGGTCAAGGTATAGATGCATTCACTCCAGTTCAATTGGCAAATTATATTGCAACTATTGCCAACGGAGGAACAAGATATAATGTACATCTTGTAGACAAATTCTTAGATGCTAATGGAAAACTAATTGAGCAAGTTAAGCCTGAAATTGCAGAAAAAACAGGAGTTAAACAGGAAACTTTAGATGCAGTTAAAGCTGGAATGAATGCAGTTAATGAAAAAGGTACTGCAGCACAAGCGTTTCAAGGTTTTACTATACCAACAGCAGGAAAAACAGGTACAGCTACTATAGCTAATGATCAAGAAAGCTTTGGAAGAACAGATACAGCAGTATATGTTGGATTTGCACCTTCAGATAAACCTGAAATAGCTGTATGTGTTATGTTGTATGATGGTGGTCATGGTAGTGGAGCAGCTTATGTTGCAAGAAGTATGTATGAAGCATATTTTAAAGTAGGCAGTAGTAATGCTCCAAAAAGCAACACGTCTACACAAAATTAA
- a CDS encoding penicillin-binding transpeptidase domain-containing protein: MEGRKERKFTRYTALIVIMVIIFTAIAGKLFFLQVLAGEFYSEMANNKSIREIAEAAPRGNILDKNGSVLAKSVQTYKLVYNQTDESDKHFFDTMSKVFDILDKSGETQKDDFELKINPYSFQFRGDDDETKRILEIKFKTERGLVDEIKNRLYKNKKNKLTEVEKAKVDEELLKITPEETFKKLMKKYKIDDKKYSIDQQRRFMIIKDTLKMNSFSVYKPAVVATNIKQETAFKFYQMLNELPGIDVIREPMRSYPNGELASAVLGYISKIGSNDDKYIEKGYDVSTDYIGQSGIEGAFEDRLKGSKGGEIAKLNKQGRKIEELGKRDPYPGQTIQLTIDKDVQKATEDALDQRMKELRDNPSQGSSYTANATRGAAVAIDVNTGAVIALVSRPGFDPNAFAAPGGLSSDLYKQYYPDIDDEGKKYIERMGIAGENEEDTLNKLFPVDISVKVKTIRKDLKDTLPKPLFNYATQSRAMPGSTFKMMTAIAGLETRVITPEYGMDDEMYFDKGGGMAGRVYFRDDGRNGWVDLARAIEKSSNPYFMTVGKMLRDKYDDNILAKYAWKFGLGADPTSSSANYSTGLEIPEAFGQVYNLWSLKNTYAQTYLWKTEEVLKSGSDDKGNKCTSIDIYDRDGDSSKVKKIKSDIKTQIQNSIKDGDKAFNKDTYTSLINNLIQEDPQYKDKNISYKEIKAVVNIIYNVTVSDANSQIRAGFSMYDASIGQGIDAFTPVQLANYIATIANGGTRYSVHIVDKFLDADGKLIEQVKPEIAEKTGVKQETLDAVKAGMNAVNEKGTAAEAFKGFTIQTAGKTGTATISNDAQSFGRTDTAVYVGFAPSDNPKIAVCVMIYDGGHGSGAAYVARSMYEAFFKISNNNNSKNGN, encoded by the coding sequence ATGGAAGGTAGGAAAGAAAGAAAGTTTACTCGTTATACTGCTTTAATAGTAATAATGGTAATTATATTTACTGCTATTGCTGGAAAATTATTTTTTCTTCAAGTTCTAGCTGGTGAATTTTATAGTGAGATGGCAAATAATAAGTCCATAAGAGAGATAGCAGAAGCTGCACCAAGGGGAAATATTTTAGATAAAAATGGTTCGGTATTGGCTAAAAGTGTTCAAACTTATAAGTTAGTTTATAATCAAACAGATGAAAGCGATAAGCATTTTTTTGATACTATGAGCAAGGTATTTGATATTCTTGATAAAAGTGGAGAAACTCAAAAAGATGATTTTGAACTTAAGATAAATCCATATAGCTTTCAGTTTAGAGGTGATGATGACGAGACTAAAAGGATACTTGAAATAAAGTTTAAAACAGAGAGAGGCCTTGTAGACGAAATAAAAAATAGGCTATATAAAAATAAAAAAAATAAGCTTACAGAGGTGGAAAAAGCAAAAGTTGATGAAGAACTTCTTAAAATAACACCAGAAGAAACTTTTAAAAAACTTATGAAGAAATATAAAATTGACGATAAAAAATACTCTATAGATCAGCAGAGAAGATTCATGATAATAAAAGATACATTAAAAATGAATAGTTTTTCTGTATATAAACCAGCAGTAGTTGCAACTAATATAAAGCAGGAAACTGCATTTAAATTTTATCAAATGTTAAATGAGTTACCTGGTATAGATGTAATTAGAGAACCTATGAGAAGCTATCCAAATGGAGAATTAGCATCCGCTGTTTTAGGATATATATCTAAAATAGGTTCAAATGATGATAAATATATAGAAAAAGGATATGATGTTAGTACAGATTACATAGGTCAATCTGGAATTGAAGGTGCTTTTGAGGATAGACTTAAGGGATCTAAGGGTGGTGAAATTGCAAAACTTAATAAGCAAGGGAGAAAAATTGAAGAGCTTGGGAAAAGGGATCCTTATCCAGGACAAACTATACAACTTACAATAGATAAAGATGTACAAAAAGCTACAGAAGATGCGTTGGATCAAAGAATGAAGGAACTTAGAGATAATCCTTCACAGGGCAGCTCTTATACAGCTAATGCTACAAGAGGAGCAGCTGTAGCTATAGATGTAAATACTGGTGCTGTAATAGCATTAGTCAGCAGACCAGGTTTTGATCCAAATGCTTTTGCAGCACCAGGTGGATTATCTTCAGATTTATACAAACAGTATTATCCGGATATAGATGATGAGGGAAAAAAGTACATTGAAAGAATGGGTATTGCAGGAGAAAATGAAGAAGACACATTAAATAAATTGTTTCCTGTGGATATAAGTGTAAAAGTTAAAACCATAAGAAAGGACCTTAAAGATACATTACCAAAGCCACTATTTAATTATGCAACTCAATCAAGAGCTATGCCAGGATCCACTTTTAAAATGATGACAGCAATTGCAGGTCTTGAAACCAGAGTAATAACTCCAGAGTATGGGATGGATGATGAAATGTACTTTGATAAAGGAGGCGGAATGGCTGGAAGAGTATATTTTAGAGATGATGGCAGAAATGGATGGGTAGATTTAGCAAGAGCTATAGAAAAATCAAGTAACCCATATTTTATGACTGTAGGTAAAATGCTTAGAGATAAGTATGATGATAATATTTTAGCTAAATATGCATGGAAATTTGGATTAGGAGCTGATCCTACTTCATCTAGTGCTAATTATTCTACAGGATTAGAGATACCAGAAGCTTTTGGACAAGTATATAACCTTTGGTCTTTAAAAAATACTTATGCTCAAACATATTTGTGGAAAACTGAGGAAGTATTAAAATCCGGATCAGATGATAAAGGAAATAAGTGTACTTCTATAGATATATATGATAGAGATGGAGATTCAAGTAAGGTTAAAAAAATAAAAAGTGATATAAAGACTCAGATACAGAACTCAATAAAGGATGGAGATAAAGCTTTTAATAAGGATACTTATACAAGTTTAATTAACAATTTAATACAAGAAGATCCTCAGTATAAGGATAAAAATATAAGTTACAAAGAAATAAAAGCTGTAGTAAATATTATTTATAATGTAACAGTTTCTGATGCCAACAGCCAGATTAGAGCAGGATTTAGTATGTATGATGCTTCCATAGGACAAGGCATAGATGCATTTACGCCAGTTCAATTGGCAAACTATATTGCAACTATTGCTAATGGTGGAACAAGATATAGTGTACATATTGTAGATAAGTTTTTAGATGCTGATGGAAAGCTAATTGAACAGGTTAAGCCTGAAATTGCAGAAAAAACAGGGGTTAAACAGGAAACTTTGGATGCAGTTAAAGCTGGAATGAATGCAGTTAATGAAAAAGGTACTGCAGCAGAGGCATTTAAAGGGTTCACTATACAAACAGCAGGAAAAACAGGTACAGCAACTATATCAAATGATGCACAAAGCTTTGGAAGAACAGATACTGCAGTTTATGTTGGATTTGCACCTTCAGATAATCCTAAAATAGCTGTATGTGTTATGATATATGATGGTGGTCATGGAAGTGGAGCAGCTTATGTTGCAAGAAGTATGTATGAAGCATTTTTCAAAATAAGTAATAATAATAACAGTAAAAATGGTAATTAG
- the minC gene encoding septum site-determining protein MinC, translating to MVDSNLIIKGNRDGINVIINMNKFKDFDDMLENLTERLSKGKIFYKGCTLKITTELKYITEKDFRKLKDVLFEEFLIKDCIMEDKDEKSSKVFSGIYEGRTKFLRRTVRSGQIINYPGNVVIIGDVNAGSEIYADGNIIVLGALKGYAHAGFGGNSKAIVAAFYLQPEILQIANVMTRSPEDSDKPQYPEVARVKGGTIIVEPYLPNKFI from the coding sequence ATGGTAGATAGTAATCTTATAATTAAAGGCAATAGAGATGGAATAAATGTAATTATTAATATGAATAAGTTTAAAGATTTTGATGATATGCTCGAAAATTTAACAGAGAGGTTGTCGAAAGGTAAAATTTTTTATAAAGGGTGCACTTTAAAAATAACCACTGAGCTTAAGTATATAACTGAAAAGGACTTTAGAAAACTAAAGGATGTTTTATTCGAAGAATTTTTAATAAAAGATTGTATTATGGAAGATAAAGACGAAAAAAGTAGTAAAGTTTTTTCAGGAATTTATGAAGGACGTACAAAATTTTTGAGACGTACTGTAAGAAGTGGTCAAATTATAAATTACCCAGGAAATGTAGTTATAATTGGAGACGTAAATGCAGGATCTGAAATATATGCAGATGGAAATATAATAGTTTTAGGTGCATTAAAAGGCTATGCTCATGCGGGATTTGGAGGGAATTCTAAAGCTATTGTAGCTGCTTTCTATCTTCAGCCTGAAATACTTCAAATCGCAAATGTAATGACCAGATCTCCAGAAGATAGTGATAAACCTCAATATCCAGAGGTTGCTAGAGTAAAAGGAGGGACAATAATTGTAGAACCATATTTACCTAATAAATTTATATAA
- the minD gene encoding septum site-determining protein MinD, with protein sequence MGEAIVVTSGKGGVGKTTTTANIGTGLASLGKSVVVVDGDTGLRNLDVLMGLENRIVFTLLDVIEDKCKLKQALIRDKRLPNLYLLPTAQTRDKDDISTNQMIKLISELKKEFDYVIIDCPAGIEQGFENSVVSSDRALIVVNPEVTSVRDSDRVIGKLDAKGLENHQLIINRISYEMVKNGNMLDVNDILDSLAIELIGVVPDDKNITVSTNKGEPIVLDNNAVAGQAFRNIAKRIVGEKVPFMDLSNDKEGFFSGIKKLFGIK encoded by the coding sequence ATGGGAGAAGCTATTGTAGTAACATCAGGAAAGGGTGGAGTAGGTAAAACTACTACTACAGCTAATATTGGAACAGGACTTGCATCATTAGGTAAAAGTGTTGTGGTAGTTGATGGGGATACAGGTCTTAGAAATCTTGATGTCTTGATGGGACTTGAGAATAGAATAGTATTTACGTTGTTAGACGTAATAGAAGATAAATGTAAATTAAAACAAGCTCTTATTAGAGATAAAAGATTACCCAATTTATATCTTTTACCAACAGCTCAAACAAGAGATAAGGATGATATAAGTACAAATCAAATGATTAAATTAATATCAGAATTAAAAAAAGAATTTGATTATGTTATTATAGATTGCCCTGCCGGAATTGAGCAAGGATTTGAAAATTCTGTAGTTAGTTCAGATAGAGCGTTAATTGTAGTAAATCCAGAAGTTACATCTGTGAGAGATTCAGATAGAGTTATTGGAAAATTGGATGCTAAGGGATTGGAAAATCATCAACTTATAATAAATAGAATAAGTTACGAAATGGTTAAAAATGGAAATATGTTAGATGTAAATGATATATTAGATAGTTTGGCTATAGAACTTATAGGTGTGGTTCCAGATGATAAAAATATAACTGTTTCAACTAATAAGGGAGAACCTATAGTTTTAGATAATAATGCTGTAGCAGGACAAGCATTTAGAAATATAGCCAAAAGAATAGTCGGAGAAAAGGTACCTTTTATGGATTTGAGTAATGACAAAGAAGGCTTTTTTTCAGGAATTAAGAAGTTATTTGGTATTAAGTAG
- the minE gene encoding cell division topological specificity factor MinE, with protein MDLFKMFSQKPSSKDVAKERLKLILIHDRSSISPEILESIKEDILKVLSKYMEIDDGEIEVKMTKMEELDGDSPALIASIPVKRIKIDK; from the coding sequence ATGGATTTATTTAAAATGTTTTCGCAGAAGCCTTCCTCGAAAGATGTAGCTAAAGAAAGATTAAAATTGATTCTAATACATGATAGATCAAGTATATCTCCAGAAATACTTGAGTCAATAAAAGAAGATATACTTAAAGTGTTATCTAAATATATGGAAATAGATGATGGTGAAATAGAGGTAAAAATGACCAAAATGGAGGAACTTGATGGGGATTCACCAGCTTTAATTGCAAGTATACCAGTAAAAAGGATAAAAATTGATAAATAA
- the rodA gene encoding rod shape-determining protein RodA: MLEKVTLDRRLLKELDFVSIISVILIVLFSCLNIYSSTRLKFGYYFLKHQLMWLAAGLLLTYVILLFDYAIIENYAGIIYWFGVFLLVLNDTIFKSTVNGAASWLQIGGVQLMQPSEFAKLGMIIMIAKQLDVMEGRINDVKNFLKLAGYAIIPMLLIIKQPDMGMTMVCFFIVLGMFFVAGLDLKVIGGGLASLVVLVAIVWNSPLMEEYWKTRLTSFITSQSDDLGSGFQVGQSLIGIGSGGIWGKGFLKGTQVAGGYIPEQHTDFIFSALGEEWGLVGALVLLLLYGILIYKFINIARNSKDRFGSMICVGIISSLLFSIYQNIGMTIKIAPITGIALQFMSYGGSSMLTSFMGLALVLNVGMRKKKINF; this comes from the coding sequence ATGCTAGAAAAAGTTACCTTGGATAGAAGGCTTTTAAAAGAATTAGATTTTGTATCGATTATTTCAGTAATACTTATAGTGTTATTTAGTTGCTTGAATATTTATAGTTCTACTCGTTTAAAGTTTGGATACTATTTTTTAAAACATCAATTAATGTGGTTAGCAGCAGGGTTGCTACTAACATATGTAATACTTCTATTTGACTATGCCATTATTGAAAATTATGCTGGCATAATTTATTGGTTTGGAGTATTTTTGCTAGTATTAAATGATACCATATTTAAATCAACTGTTAATGGAGCAGCTTCTTGGTTGCAAATAGGAGGAGTGCAGTTAATGCAACCTTCGGAATTTGCAAAATTAGGAATGATTATAATGATAGCAAAGCAGTTAGATGTTATGGAAGGAAGAATAAATGATGTAAAAAACTTTTTAAAGTTAGCAGGTTATGCTATAATTCCTATGCTTTTAATAATAAAACAACCTGATATGGGTATGACTATGGTATGTTTCTTTATTGTACTTGGAATGTTTTTTGTAGCAGGCTTGGATTTAAAAGTAATAGGAGGTGGCCTTGCAAGCTTAGTAGTACTTGTTGCTATTGTTTGGAATTCACCTTTAATGGAAGAATATTGGAAAACCAGATTGACATCATTTATAACCTCACAATCAGATGATTTAGGATCAGGATTTCAAGTTGGTCAATCATTAATAGGAATAGGCTCTGGTGGAATTTGGGGAAAAGGATTTTTGAAAGGTACTCAGGTAGCAGGAGGATATATTCCAGAACAGCATACAGATTTCATATTTTCAGCACTAGGAGAAGAATGGGGACTTGTTGGTGCTTTAGTACTTTTATTGTTGTATGGCATACTGATATATAAATTTATAAATATAGCGAGAAACTCAAAGGACAGGTTTGGTTCTATGATATGTGTAGGAATTATATCTTCGCTGTTATTTTCCATATATCAAAACATAGGAATGACAATAAAAATAGCACCTATAACTGGAATTGCTCTTCAGTTTATGAGTTATGGAGGTAGTTCAATGCTGACTAGCTTTATGGGATTAGCACTGGTTTTAAATGTAGGGATGAGGAAGAAAAAAATTAACTTTTAG
- the mgsA gene encoding methylglyoxal synthase: protein MKIAFIAHDKKKDDIVEFVKRYKDVFKDHELFGTGTTGRIINEVVGLKVHRFLSGPLGGDQQIGARVAEGNMDFIIFLRDPLTAQPHEPDVSALLRICDVHCIPLATNIGSAEVFVKALKAHVFEE from the coding sequence ATGAAAATTGCGTTCATTGCACATGATAAGAAGAAAGACGATATAGTTGAATTTGTAAAAAGATATAAAGATGTATTTAAAGATCATGAACTATTTGGGACAGGCACTACAGGAAGAATTATAAACGAAGTTGTAGGATTAAAAGTTCATAGATTTCTTTCAGGACCTTTAGGTGGTGATCAGCAAATTGGTGCTAGAGTTGCTGAAGGAAATATGGATTTTATAATTTTTTTAAGAGATCCTCTTACAGCACAACCTCATGAACCTGATGTTTCAGCATTACTTAGAATATGTGATGTTCACTGTATTCCACTTGCTACTAATATAGGTTCAGCAGAAGTTTTTGTGAAAGCCCTTAAAGCACATGTATTTGAAGAATAA
- a CDS encoding M23 family metallopeptidase, with the protein MGSYNSQYENYYNSLKKRSRATYLPNYKNTFTSDKGEKKTSNYWARRIIRELIGVFILFVLVITCKAVHNARTISVYNYSKSIVSENYDYKDILNRTKSFDFKKLQDSIINRIENVRSKLTGTDMVQDKIRKEFIIPVEGAETSAFGYRKDPITKENKFHSGIDLDVKVGTPVKASYDGVVRECSEDSENGKYVLIDHKNGVETKYCHLSEALVKKEDVVKKSQVIAKSGNTGKSTGPHLHFELLYMGENKDPNDYFNKLGN; encoded by the coding sequence ATGGGAAGTTATAATTCTCAATATGAAAACTATTATAATTCTTTAAAAAAGAGAAGCAGAGCTACATATTTACCTAATTATAAAAATACATTTACATCTGACAAAGGAGAAAAAAAAACATCAAACTATTGGGCTCGAAGGATTATTAGAGAATTAATAGGAGTATTTATACTTTTTGTCTTAGTCATAACATGTAAAGCAGTACATAATGCTAGGACTATATCAGTATATAATTATTCTAAATCTATAGTAAGTGAAAATTACGATTATAAAGATATTCTAAATAGAACTAAAAGCTTTGATTTTAAAAAGCTTCAGGATAGTATAATTAATAGGATTGAAAATGTTAGAAGTAAGCTCACTGGAACAGATATGGTGCAGGATAAAATAAGAAAAGAATTTATTATACCAGTAGAAGGAGCTGAAACTTCTGCTTTTGGTTATAGAAAAGATCCAATAACTAAAGAAAATAAATTTCATTCAGGAATAGATTTAGATGTAAAAGTAGGTACACCAGTTAAAGCTTCTTATGATGGAGTGGTAAGAGAATGTAGTGAAGATTCTGAGAATGGTAAGTATGTTTTAATTGATCATAAGAATGGAGTTGAAACTAAATATTGTCACTTAAGTGAGGCACTTGTAAAAAAAGAAGATGTGGTCAAGAAAAGTCAGGTTATAGCCAAAAGTGGAAATACAGGCAAATCTACTGGACCACATCTTCATTTTGAGCTTTTATACATGGGAGAGAATAAAGATCCCAATGACTATTTTAATAAGTTAGGTAATTAA
- a CDS encoding M50 family metallopeptidase, which produces MIRVNKYFIPYVIFLIIVGYKGNLIYAFFIVVIHEGVHYLTAKHYNFSGFDIELIAFGASIKLKELDDASPKEDLIISLSGPLSNFVFAAILYYINTIVHYDEIYMLFAGNIAIGIFNLIPAFPLDGGRILRDILYFKFSYKKANKIVINISTVIGAFLMFFYIVLFFKGFNNFNIGIIGLFIIISSFKEKERISYIIMGDIIKKKYKFINRGYMESKNICVYYKKDLLTVMGLFDKNKYNMFTVLDDDMKVVEIVYEEDVIDGLKLHGNITLEEFMKINE; this is translated from the coding sequence GTGATTAGAGTAAATAAGTATTTCATTCCTTATGTTATATTTTTAATTATTGTAGGTTATAAAGGAAATCTTATATATGCTTTTTTTATTGTTGTAATTCATGAAGGTGTTCATTATTTAACTGCTAAGCATTATAATTTTTCAGGTTTTGATATAGAATTAATAGCTTTTGGAGCTTCAATTAAACTTAAAGAATTAGATGATGCATCTCCTAAGGAAGATTTGATTATATCTTTATCAGGTCCTTTATCTAATTTTGTATTTGCTGCAATTCTTTACTATATAAATACTATAGTACACTATGATGAAATTTATATGTTGTTCGCAGGAAATATAGCTATAGGTATTTTCAATCTCATACCTGCATTTCCTTTAGATGGAGGTAGAATATTAAGAGATATATTGTATTTTAAATTTTCATATAAAAAAGCAAACAAAATTGTGATAAATATAAGTACTGTAATAGGTGCTTTTCTTATGTTCTTTTATATAGTATTGTTTTTTAAAGGATTTAATAATTTTAATATTGGAATAATAGGATTATTTATAATAATATCATCATTTAAAGAAAAAGAAAGGATATCATATATAATTATGGGAGATATTATAAAAAAGAAATATAAATTTATAAATAGGGGTTATATGGAAAGTAAAAATATTTGTGTATATTATAAAAAGGATTTGCTGACTGTTATGGGATTGTTTGATAAAAATAAATACAATATGTTTACTGTCTTGGATGATGACATGAAAGTTGTTGAGATAGTTTACGAGGAAGATGTAATAGATGGACTTAAATTGCACGGTAATATAACTTTAGAGGAATTTATGAAAATCAACGAGTAA